A genomic window from Triticum urartu cultivar G1812 chromosome 7, Tu2.1, whole genome shotgun sequence includes:
- the LOC125522745 gene encoding putative F-box protein At3g25750 — MEEQPRETDAHPSSSAAAAAGSSSSSPTESATMRIRAKRTCYASASSVFAASGPRGWAELPEDLLQCVVALLGSSRDLLAFGATCRPWRDLLSVCTCSLQPLLLHPSADSKLSPQFNRWTTLQGCTWRLAVPAGTSSYPSLLSLSDLRGMFFLRYSYGHLIFCDDDGFYIVNTFSGAKVVPPCLKSDHFTSISYATLTAPVASDDSHLLVGSGAYLFQWRIGSDSWLEHYPKVNFLKIEQVVALKGKTYALGSFGSFCIVQFLPSLLIQKFEVILEEDKTKDLYWTNKKTWLVACGDVLLLIKLEAARKTFSEVIQFKAFKLESLDAATKKARWVKVDRLDNWAIFVSADVRCEALPCMNPERWGGRSNHIYFPSYQPEQPWAAVQLWQKRNDPSTRSQLEDTGNRYRRLESTWVLPGMFSRSGR, encoded by the exons ATGGAGGAGCAGCCGCGGGAGACCGACGCGCATCCTTCTTCCTCGGCGGCAGCCGCCGCTGGGTCCTCGTCCTCGTCGCCGAC GGAGAGCGCCACCATGCGAATCAGGGCTAAGAGAACCTGCTATGCCTCTGCCTCCTCTGTCTTCGCCGCATCCGGGCCACGAGGATGGGCAGAGCTCCCCGAAGATTTGCTCCAATGTGTCGTTGCTCTCCTCGGCTCCTCCCGCGACCTCCTCGCCTTCGGTGCCACCTGTCGTCCTTGGCGTGATCTCTTGTCGGTATGCACGTGCTCTTTGCAGCCTCTCCTCCTACACCCGAGTGCCGACAGCAAACTATCTCCCCAGTTTAACCGCTGGACGACCTTGCAAGGATGCACGTGGAGATTGGCTGTTCCTGCTGGCACCTCATCCTATCCCAGTTTGCTTTCCTTGAGTGACCTCAGAGGCATGTTCTTTCTTCGCTACTCCTACGGCCACCTCATCTTCTGCGACGATGATGGGTTCTACATTGTTAATACGTTCAGCGGCGCTAAGGTTGTGCCTCCTTGCCTCAAGTCAGATCACTTCACCAGCATCAGCTATGCCACCTTGACTGCCCCGGTTGCATCCGATGACTCGCATCTCCTTGTTGGCAGTGGAGCCTATCTGTTCCAGTGGCGCATCGGGAGCGACTCTTGGTTGGAACACTATCCTAAAGTTAATTTTCTTAAGATTGAACAAGTCGTGGCCCTGAAGGGCAAAACATATGCACTAGGGTCTTTCGGGTCCTTCTGCATTGTACAATTCTTACCCAGTCTCTTAATTCAGAAGTTTGAAGTTATACTTGAGGAAGATAAAaccaaagatctttattggacAAATAAAAAAACATGGCTTGTTGCGTGCGGTGACGTGCTTCTTTTGATCAAACTTGAGGCAGCAAGAAAGACATTCTCGGAGGTCATCCAGTTCAAGGCCTTCAAGCTTGAGTCGTTGGACGCCGCGACCAAGAAGGCGAGGTGGGTGAAGGTGGACAGGTTGGATAACTGGGCCATCTTTGTCAGCGCGGACGTGCGATGCGAGGCATTGCCATGCATGAACCCAGAGAGATGGGGAGGCAGAAGCAACCACATATACTTCCCAAGTTATCAGCCTGAACAGCCTTGGGCTGCAGTCCAACTATGGCAAAAACGTAACGACCCTTCAACACGTTCGCAGCTCGAGGACACTGGAAACCGGTACCGCAGATTGGAGTCAACCTGGGTCCTTCCCGGCATGTTTTCTCGATCTGGTCGGTGA